The Arachis hypogaea cultivar Tifrunner chromosome 14, arahy.Tifrunner.gnm2.J5K5, whole genome shotgun sequence genome has a segment encoding these proteins:
- the LOC112741172 gene encoding probable aspartic proteinase GIP2, producing MASSLLHHFLLPSVLLLFSSSLCASQFPKSGYITLPTKLDPLTHQYYTSIGIGTPRHNMNLVIALDQNALWYDCDSHYNSSSYTPVSCDDSTYCPGQASGCFNCHGAPHKPGCTDNTCGYYAANPFVNATPFFSGDLGKDLLYLPQVKIPRRFLSGCVVSDLRPNMLPLLGGLVKGSKGMLGFGRNSNLALPIQISSIYNVIPKFAICLPSSEKSIGNVFIGGTPYGLNSVPNRVAFAIPADPDSNEYFINVNSIKIDGQVVKVSGKGFNGTTKFSTLSNFSVLHGSIYKPFVKDFVTHAEAMKMKRVEAVKPFGACFDGKSIGRKNGVPDVPGVSLVLDENQGVNYEINGHNSMVEVNKDVMCLAFVDGGKETKTGIVIGGYQMEDRILEFDLSTSILRFSNSLLLHYNASCSNPSSLNF from the coding sequence ATGGCTTCATCACTACTTCACCATTTCTTGCTCCCCTCTGTACTCCTCCTTTTCTCATCATCACTATGTGCATCTCAATTCCCAAAGAGCGGTTACATAACACTTCCTACAAAGTTGGATCCACTAACACACCAATACTACACTTCCATAGGCATAGGAACACCAAGACACAACATGAACTTGGTCATTGCTCTTGACCAAAATGCCCTTTGGTACGACTGCGACTCTCACTACAACTCATCATCCTACACTCCGGTGAGCTGCGACGATTCCACTTACTGTCCAGGACAAGCTTCAGGATGCTTTAACTGCCATGGCGCTCCACATAAGCCAGGCTGCACCGACAACACCTGCGGTTACTATGCTGCTAACCCTTTCGTTAACGCCACACCCTTTTTCTCCGGTGActtgggtaaggatcttttgtacTTGCCTCAGGTTAAGATTCCACGGAGATTCCTCTCCGGCTGCGTCGTATCGGATCTCCGCCCTAACATGCTCCCACTCCTTGGGGGTCTTGTTAAAGGCAGCAAGGGGATGTTAGGGTTTGGAAGAAACTCGAACCTTGCATTGCCAATTCAAATCTCATCAATTTACAATGTTATTCCCAAGTTTGCGATTTGTTTACCGTCTTCGGAGAAATCCATTGGAAATGTCTTCATTGGTGGAACACCCTATGGTCTCAACTCTGTTCCTAACCGCGTTGCTTTTGCTATCCCTGCTGATCCTGATTCTAACGAATACTTCATTAATGTCAACTCCATCAAAATCGATGGCCAAGTTGTCAAAGTTTCCGGCAAGGGTTTCAATGGCACCACCAAATTCAGTACCTTGAGCAATTTCAGTGTGTTGCATGGTTCCATATACAAGCCATTTGTTAAAGATTTCGTGACACATGCAGAAGCAATGAAGATGAAGAGAGTTGAAGCAGTGAAGCCTTTTGGAGCGTGCTTTGATGGAAAAAGCATTGGAAGAAAGAATGGGGTACCGGATGTGCCAGGTGTCAGTCTGGTAttggatgagaatcaaggagTGAATTATGAGATAAATGGACACAACTCAATGGTTGAAGTGAATAAGGATGTGATGTGTTTGGCATTTGTGGATGGTGGGAAAGAAACTAAGACTGGAATAGTGATTGGAGGGTATCAAATGGAGGATAGGATATTGGAGTTTGATCTCAGCACTTCAATACTCAGATTCAGTAACTCTCTCCTGCTTCATTACAATGCAAGTTGTTCAAATCCatcatctttaaatttttaa